The following nucleotide sequence is from Malania oleifera isolate guangnan ecotype guangnan chromosome 4, ASM2987363v1, whole genome shotgun sequence.
TGAATTACATCTATCGGGTTAAACGGAGGCTTGAGGGAGGcagcattttttttatttttatttttaaatttcgcGAACTATTTCTCGTCGAACAAACGGAGCTAATTAAGAGAGGGGTTCGTTCGGATAAGGCTTTCAGTTTCTTTCTCGCTTTTGCGAAATTGGTAATCAGATTTTTGCGGGTTACTATTCTTGAGACCTTTTCTCCGGGGAACCCCAGGGCTTTGGTCGTTGAGTGTGATTGAataaactttcttaatttttgtaTGGTGTACTCTTCTTTTAACTATTATAATGGCTGGATGGCTGTGCGCATCCCTTTCATGCCTCCACCCAATTTTGCTCTGCCTGTGGCCATTTCACTTTATTAATGTTAAatttatttctaattattttactGACTAGCCTTTATTTACATACTTTTCATTTTGTTGTCATCGGCTGTTTTTTGATTTCTTTCACAGATACTGACGACCCTGCCTAGATTGTCAGACTGAATTGAGGCGTCATTCCCTTCATCATTAATTTTATCTAAATGCTTATTCTATAGTTGGATTAGTGTTCTTACATTTACTTGCTTGTATGTAATTGTCTGCCGTATGTTGCAGTTGCCCGTGCTCCAGATTTGGGAAGAACATGAGACGAGCTGGTTTTGGTTCTTGTTTTATTCAGGTAAATGTTTTATTTTTCCTAATAATATGTTTTATGTTTATAAATAGAAAGTAGGAATTTATGATCCAGTTGGAGATTGATTTATGAGGAACTAAgtaattttaatattatgatagaTTAATCGTATATTACCTTTTATGGGAGTGGAGGTTTTGGAATCTAAACTAAGACCCTTGTTATAACTTTGTTCTTGAAGGAAGATTGACCACTCTCTATATTGTTTACTCAAATGATCCTTATAAAAATTCAAATGTATGTGTGCATGAGTGAGGGGCCTGAGGGCGAGCCTTGATCCAGTGGTAAGGATGTTGCATTCAAACGGAAAGGTCACAAGATGAAGTCACGGAAGTTGCCTCTCCAATTGTGGAGGCAGGGCTTTGTTCATCTGGCCCTCCCTAGACTCCCGATATGGCAGGAGAGCTTTGAGTGCTGGGTGTTGCATAGCGTGTGTGTGCGTGCAgggacacacacatatttatgTGTTTGTGTGTACATGCACAGAATAATCTTCAGCTAAGTAATATATGTTATTAGATAAACATTGAAACTATATTGTAAAAATTCATGGAAAGTGAATTTGTCATGTTAATTTGTCTCGATTGTTTTAATTTTTCGTTTGTTGCCTTTATACATTTAATACTGAAAGGGTTTATTTAATCTTTATCAACAAGtccaattttaaaatatatttttttttggcttCACAATCAAATATTGTAGGGAACTCTGTATTTCATTCTTGCCATTGCTGCGCTTCTCAGTTGCATTGCCTTCGTTGTTACATGGCGACATTGCTTTCTGTATTTGGCAGTTGCTTTCACTATTTCAGTCACAACATATTCGGGTTTTTTTCGCACACAGACTAAAAAGAAGTTCAATATTAGGGTAAGCATTTCTGCCTAAGCATGTGTTCAATTATTAGCTGTCTGCTACCAATGTTAAGTGCTAGCcagaaaattttatttattttctatttatggTTATTTCTTCGCTGTATTCATTATCTGAGTTAATTTCTGGTAGACTAACAATGAAAAATTTTTTGGCCTTTGCTTAATTAGTATGTGAAGGAGAACTTTCCAAGCCTTTGGGTCTTTATAGCTTGCATATCTTACTAGACCAGTAAGGCATACTTTAATTAGTGTATTTCATCAATAAGGAGCAATAAATTTAAAAGTCAACACCATTATTTTGCCAATTTGCTTGCACTCTTTGCCCCATGTACTGGGCTGGCCTTTTAGCTGTCAATTTATTCGACTCCAACCTCCTCATTTGGCATTCAGACTGGTGAATGTTCTCTTATTATTGCTTGTTTATTTTTCTGCCAAGCCTCCTTTAGTACCACCACTTGGTGTCTGGTGAGAATCTTCTAAGACAAGATTAAATATTTGCCCACTGTATTCTCCAAAATCTCTTAGGGTATAGCCTTTAGGGTTCTTTACTATCAGCCTCATATGCCTCATTCATCATTTGAATCAcaacttcaaagtaaataataacAACAGGAGAGcttcaaaacccccacccaataaagaacaaaaaaattaaaaaaaaaaaaaaaaaaaaccaaaaaacaaaagacAATGTAATGAAACAAGGTTTGAATCCTGCATCAACAACAAACACTTTGTGCTTTTGCCAGTGGGGTAGTTTGCACGGGGTTGCCTGGACCATAATGTTGGTTGTTAATTAACAGAAACATGTTGCTTAAGTTAATAGCATCAGCTAAAATAATTAACTATGCTTCTGCTGGGCTACCTGCATGGGGACTAGGTTCGCCATCTTCAATTTTCCCTAGGAAGCATCTTTGCTGACTTTTCTACTACTGTTAGTATGTATTGGGCCATACATTAAATGGAATTTTGTGAATTTATGCTGTCTGCATGTTTGTGAATGTTGACACATTTTGGGAATTGGCAGGGTAGTGATAATGCTGTAGATGATTGTGTCTACCATCTGATCTGCCCCTGCTGCACGCTGTGTCAGGTAATTTCCTCATGTAACTTGCCGTATCTAATTAGGGTTAATATTCAAAACTAGTGTGGCTTTTTATTCTTGTTCAAGCACTTTTCTTTTAGAAAACCCTATGGTATTGGCATTGGACATCATTATTTCCATACTTTGGAGCAGGAGTCCAGAACATTGGAGATGAACAATGTCCAAGACGGCATCTGGCATGGACGGGGTGACACAATATGTATAGGCAGCTATGGTGAAGGAAGCAAAGCTTTGCTTGATCTCCACCCACCTCCCCCAATCTCTACAAAGTCCTCCAACACAGCCAGTATGCAGAGAAGTGCAAATGGGAGTACTCACTCATGGGCTTCAGAGGTTGCACATTCTGAGACCTTGGTTCCATCATCGCAATAGTTGCTGCACCACTGAATCCCAATTTGCCTCCTTGCCCACTCTGGGAACCATACGCTTATTGAATTGCACTAGTTGTGTATATCTAGGATTCACAGCTAACTGTAGAGATGCCCGTGGTGTTGGCAACTTGGCTGAAGTTGCTACGTTCACTAGTTCACTGGATTTGGATTGGACATATTTCCGTAGTACCTGATTGGAAAGATCGTCATAGTTCCACACGCACAATTCCCGTCATTGGGAAACTAGAAAggccctgctctctctctctctctctctctctctctctctctctctcgttttaATGTATATATGTGGGCTTTCATTGGAAGATCATTATTGTTTTCCTATTGATAGAATGCATTTTTTAGGTTCATTCTTGTAATTTACCTTTTTATATGGGGATTTAGTTATTGTCCAGGCCAATATTGAGTTTAGTTAATTGTGTTCAATTCAATGGTTAAATGTTTAATTGAATTTCACTTTACGGATTGAAATTGATGGACTCTTATTCCCTTGCGTGTAGATGCTTAATTTATTGgccaaaaggaaagaaaaacaatgTATCCAACACAGTAACAGGCAAGGATCTCCAATCAATAACTCAAAAGGACAACTAGAAAACCGAAAGCATCAAAATAAAACTAACGAAAAATAGCCCAACACCTCTAACCACAATCATAGTTCTTCATCAGTTGCCGTCCAGAAGCCATGCCTTCATGCACTTTAGTGCTCTGTTATTGCAACTACTTGCAGCCCAAAGTACCTATGCTTCGTGTCCTCTTTCACGTTCTTATCTACTTCAATCCTTGATCTCTACTTGAAGATACGTTGGTTCCTCCCAATCCGAACTTAATACGCTAATCCTGCAAAGGCTAATGTCTTACTGTGGCTTCCCAGAGCCCGGACCCCTTTATATTTTTGAACTCCCTCGAAAACTATGAACTCCAAGATCAATCCtactttggtttttttttttttggatatcgtCCGGGTGTCCCCAGTCGGCATCTACTAAATTACCCTGAAATGCATCACAGCCGAGACTAATCCTACTTTGTTGCTTGGCATATAGCTGACAGTCAGTCTGagatttaaaaatattagaaattgaaaagaaaaatatgaattatgaagataaaatatataacacattaattaacatttgatTTATCTTGATTTTTGATTATatttaaacaaattttcatttttcataacattaaatataaaaaaaacactccttttttcctttttaaccCAAAGAAATCCAGTCATGCCACTACCCATTCCATTGTCAACATgcaaaattttgaaagtttgcAGCCTCCATTCTCCAATGTCCATGTGAGTCAACACAAACAAATACACGTGTTTGTTGGGTGTTTGTGAAAATGATTTTAGGCTCTTCAACTTGTACagccttttctttttccttttttttttttttttttttaaagaaagcaaAAGGCAGTAAGTTGAAATGTCTCTGTCCAACTGCAGAAACCCACACGAACAgttcttcttttttattatttttttattttttacttctttattttttatttttataatatttttcacaatatatAAATACTTTTAACCTATGTTAGCTAGCTAGGGTAGAAAGTCAAGCAGCTCTAGCTATTCTTCTCAATAATTTTCAAACCAAACTCCTTGGTTTTCAATTAATACCCAACAAATTTAACCAACTAGATTTAGTAGTGGCTATGGTACGTGTTTTCACTTTGTCTTCTAGCTAGCAACACAGATCAGATCCCATGAGCATAATTTGGTCTTGTTTGGGATACTGAAACCCTAATTATGTCCTAATGTGGAGAAATTATAGAGGAGACCCCTTCCTAATTTCGCATGGTCTTGCACCAGCCAGTTGCCCATGTGCTCATCACGTGACCATGAATGACGCTCATTTTGCTAATTAAATTATGCAATCAAAATTATAAGGAGTGAGTCCACTAACATATGACATGCACTTGAATACCAAGTTCTAAACATTTGATGTCTTAGGTGTCGTAACTGCACATAGAGCGGGCATTAGCATActatataaaatgaaaattttagcGACGGATATGTAAATGACCCATAGAAAACTGTCACTCTTCTGAAATAGTGACTACAATTATAAAATCCTCACTAACAATCAATTGACGCAAGTAGTATAGTGACAAGTGTTGAACCActtaataatcgtcactaataaattaCACTACTAAATTAAATTGTAGTGATAGTTGTTGACTTTTAATGATGATTTTTgtcagttattattatatttttttggtaGTGACAAGATTTTGATCATATAATTAGGATGGTTTTAATTTGAATCTTGTGCTTTGGGGTTACTGTAATATGATTGGTACTGCACAAAAGTATGTGAGAGGGTGTTAGAAACTGCGCAGCATACATAGGAGATCATGTCACATACGATCCAATATTAATTGTGTACTAGGGAGATTTTTGTCATTTTGAATTAATGTTTTTTAGATTTTAATCTTATAAAATACCTTTTATGAAACAAAAGTTAAGATTTAAAGCAGATAATAATATGCCTTGTGAAGAAATTCAGAATCTAGAAATTCATGGAAGGAAGACAACGAGAGGAGAATTGAGAATTGTATATTTCTCATTGTGAAGATTACATAGAGACTCCCATTTATACACATTCTCTACGGACAAATTACGCCAATTTAGCCTAATCAATTACCTACAATCAAGTCAaatcaatcaataatatcaaTCTCAACAAATAAGCCcttaataactttttttttttattacataggaactccagccaccaatgaGACCTTCGAACCCCCTGGTGCAgcaccaaacctatggatcagcgtcctccTCCCCTAGATCTCGTTGATCAGGGTAAAGTTTGGATGCCAACACCACttttgtgcatcagttggacgttcggccaacttgAATCccgagacacatctccattaccatccacagtctccgttggctcacaaagaactctcaccatctaaggtccccgctggctcacagagcgaactctcaccatccacagtccccgctagctcatagagtaaactctcaccatccacaagtaccgctagctccgtgagtgtatctacttggaattgaagccccgatactccttcttacttgctAATGTCTTTCTACCGTGCCATGCCGTGGGGGCCCTTATTTGCTTTTTTGATTAATCTAAAAAATGATTCTCTCTCATCAATCTTTAATGCCAAATCTCTCATAtccttaacactccccctcaagttggagtggATATAAATGACACTCAACTTCTTCAGTAGATGGTTGAATTGACTAGGTCCAAAAACTTTGGTAAATATATGCTGGATGTTGACTTGTAGGTATGTGAATGGTTTGAATGACTTGGTTTTAGAGCTTCTCTTGAATGAGATGACAATTGATTTCTATATGCTTTGTTCATTCATGGAATACTAGATTCGATGCAATGCAGATAGCTgtgatgtaattggtgtgatctcaagaaggagggaggggggtgaattagagattTAAAACTTTCTACGTCAATTTAAGATCTCAAACAGTATTTCgcaatctagggtctttctaagcagtctCAATTCCCTCAATAattcaagtatgcaaatatttaaaacatatatggCATTCTATGCCAATTAGATATTTGCATACAACAaacacatcatatcccatttagaTTTTAAAGTGTGTATGTATAATCATTGagcaaaaaatacaaatatacatgtgtgacatatctcatttaaatttaaatgtgtgcatgcaaatgatTATAATTATAAATGAACAAACATACACAAGCTGAATTTAAAGACCGAAAatgaaatgagagagagagagagagagagagagagagagagagagagagagagagagagagagagtgagacacacaatttgttattgaggttcaggcaaaccagcctacgtccctgcttTGGGCATACcccacaaggattccactatccttgctcacttaaacggacgGAGTAGAAGCTATTTACAACATTTTCTTATGAGgtaaggtaaaccccaactcaattaccaggttgaGCCCAAGTGGTCTCCCTTACAAGGTGCAGACGCCCCAACTCAATTCACAGGTTGAGCCACAACCAACACTCCTTGTAAAGCGGAGATACCTCAGCAACACTTTATGGGTGGTGCTAAAACCCAGCTCAATTTTCAGGCTGAgtccaactggtctcccttacgggatAGAGACTCTCCAGTTTAatttacgggctgaacccaaccggtacaataaaaatatttttgtacacatGAATGCTTCTAattacaagcaaagatgtacacattaaatCTTAagaatgcactctctaatgatatgaaatcatgctcagtagagtaagggtgcttttcaaaataatattttttattttgaaaaagatattgactttggtgtattcccaagagggggtgaattgttTATTAAAAGTTTGTtcataggtttatccaaatcaataaaaataatacacaacctaggatctgtctataTAATTGTAAACctaatcaacacatgtacaacatataatgaatcagacttacaacatacatgtgttgaTAATGGAAGTGTAGAAAATAAGTTGCAGAAATATAAAATACACGcataatatgttatcggggttcggccaatacttcctatgtccccgcctcagcctgcaagcccaaggattactactattgctcacttaacaggtggagcagcaccatttaACACTAGGTCAACCTACACTAGGACTGAGCTCAACCTTTTCACTCCTCTtatggggcggagaaggccctaccaaTTGATCCTTgtgggttagatcaaaccccctcaggctatgcctggaatacaacaaacaatTTAAATTTGCGTACAATTTTAATGCATctaaacacaagcagatttgtaccgatacaacatagtataatcaatgcacatcaaatAGATAAGAACTATATGCTCAGTGCCAatgaagtgtgctaacactcaatttgatgtcaatatgcaatcaagtccTAAAGTGttttttcaaacaatctttgaaataaTGTATCAATATTAATAAATCACAACTTGGGTTTCAAAGAATTCcaacaagagtattcaaaatatcccaaaaatgattttcgaaaatattagctcaagagatatttgaaaaataagcttgtgaaactAACTTTAACATAATAAAaaacacaagcttaatgagttttacaataatgatgcaaagactcactagctacaaggtttTCTCACACaatgattattaattaaaccgggggaaaaaccttagctaaaacttcaataaaaaacaatcaatcaactagaaTAAGGAGAGTTTTAATCAGGTGGAATTAATGTAGGATCACTCAAGAGCACTCTTAAGAAGCTTTatttatcaagggaatagcaa
It contains:
- the LOC131152768 gene encoding cell number regulator 5, which produces MADFEKPEAGVDGANEDGAGKFADGMAVLDFDVLCSTVAMQTQGKWRRLEQDEDGNGGDFGGVLRMWEGEILDCFDDHRIALETACCPCSRFGKNMRRAGFGSCFIQGTLYFILAIAALLSCIAFVVTWRHCFLYLAVAFTISVTTYSGFFRTQTKKKFNIRGSDNAVDDCVYHLICPCCTLCQESRTLEMNNVQDGIWHGRGDTICIGSYGEGSKALLDLHPPPPISTKSSNTASMQRSANGSTHSWASEVAHSETLVPSSQ